In Flammeovirgaceae bacterium 311, one DNA window encodes the following:
- a CDS encoding diaminobutyrate decarboxylase (COG0076 Glutamate decarboxylase and related PLP-dependent proteins), producing MKAANNTGTDNNQLLHDSNNMIELFQLVSSISADYLSKLDDHPTSLKEVPPISLNLPEKGLGAAETTELFLEQIRPLLLAASGPRYFGFVTGGGTPAAIAGDWLTAVFDQNTQFTNGKGDASAAVEQQTIRMLLHLFGLPQHFNGGFVTGATLSNFTCLAVARQWIGKQFQKDIAREGLQIPVKVYAAVPHSSSLKTLAMLGVGSSQVLMVPTLPDREAIDMEAFKQLLAAAPQEPFILISSGGTVNTVDYDDLEAIAALKEHYQFWWHIDAAFGAFAALSPQYRQLLSGWEGADSITVDCHKWLNVPYDSAVYFIQKSHALLQTQTFQNSNAPYLGDPMENFSYLNFGPENSRRFRALPVWFTLMAYGKQGYQQIVETNIQLARQLGEALTAAGCFKLLAPVRLNVVCFTTSESEGRNEKLKQILEKLYAAGKVFITPTVYKGTPGLRAALVNWRTTEKDIQITVDELVRAFG from the coding sequence ATGAAAGCAGCCAACAATACCGGCACTGACAATAACCAGCTCCTGCACGATTCTAACAACATGATAGAGCTGTTTCAGCTTGTGAGCAGCATTTCTGCCGACTATTTAAGCAAGCTGGATGATCATCCCACCAGTCTGAAAGAAGTACCCCCCATCAGCCTTAACCTGCCCGAAAAGGGCTTGGGGGCGGCAGAAACAACCGAGCTTTTCCTGGAGCAGATCAGGCCCTTGCTGTTGGCTGCCTCGGGTCCCCGCTATTTTGGCTTTGTAACCGGCGGCGGTACGCCTGCTGCTATTGCCGGCGACTGGCTCACGGCTGTTTTCGATCAGAATACCCAATTTACCAATGGCAAAGGCGATGCCTCGGCTGCTGTAGAGCAGCAAACCATACGGATGTTGCTCCACCTCTTTGGGCTTCCGCAGCATTTTAACGGTGGCTTTGTAACAGGGGCCACCCTCTCTAACTTTACCTGCCTGGCCGTTGCCCGCCAGTGGATTGGAAAGCAATTTCAAAAAGACATTGCAAGGGAAGGCCTGCAAATACCTGTAAAGGTGTATGCGGCAGTGCCACACTCCTCTTCACTCAAAACACTCGCTATGCTGGGTGTTGGCAGCAGTCAGGTGCTGATGGTGCCTACACTGCCCGATCGTGAAGCCATTGATATGGAAGCTTTCAAACAGTTGCTGGCAGCTGCACCGCAGGAACCTTTTATCCTGATCTCCAGTGGTGGCACTGTTAACACAGTAGATTATGACGACCTGGAAGCCATTGCAGCGCTAAAAGAGCACTACCAGTTCTGGTGGCATATAGATGCTGCTTTTGGGGCATTTGCCGCCCTATCGCCTCAATACCGGCAGCTGCTGAGCGGATGGGAAGGTGCGGACAGCATAACCGTTGACTGCCATAAATGGCTGAACGTACCCTACGACAGCGCAGTATATTTTATCCAAAAGAGTCATGCCCTGCTGCAGACCCAGACATTCCAGAATTCCAATGCTCCCTACCTGGGAGATCCTATGGAAAACTTCTCTTACTTAAATTTCGGGCCGGAGAATTCCAGGAGATTTAGGGCGCTGCCTGTGTGGTTTACCCTGATGGCCTATGGAAAGCAGGGTTACCAGCAAATTGTGGAAACCAACATTCAGCTGGCCAGGCAATTGGGAGAAGCGCTCACAGCCGCTGGCTGCTTTAAACTTTTAGCACCCGTACGGCTGAATGTTGTTTGCTTTACCACCAGCGAGAGTGAAGGCCGTAACGAAAAGCTAAAACAAATACTGGAAAAGCTCTATGCCGCCGGTAAAGTGTTTATAACCCCAACGGTTTACAAAGGCACCCCCGGCTTACGGGCAGCTCTTGTCAACTGGCGCACCACCGAAAAAGATATTCAGATTACAGTCGATGAGCTGGTGCGGGCTTTTGGTTGA
- a CDS encoding hypothetical protein (COG3831 Uncharacterized conserved protein) has translation MQIIKDASLFFREGNSDKVYELELQQAGTGEYVVNFRYGRRGTALREGTKTIFPVSLAEAERVYEKLLKEKTDKGYQHTGSASHGLQPPLKATAAAAQEQEDKILEYLQIASRGRWQDDHWKLSRLVWRTGELKLVGAEPYLVNLPRQKDEFFNYALAWALGRCANITATDKLMELRRSTDPKVARIATVALSKIGTPAAQQALDDELMGRLPASLREALRNNNAETLQEGLHELLYELQSRQPDFLFTIYLLSRKYPFVSAVLLQVLATLPFRPPYFQQIRYLLKAGELLEDSSVWGLINARIDKNKGFFKRSRWDGGALVEGEYIRKIEDELKREDSRAAYSDKTRRYLQKRALRLLTRMGEAKDRSFTPFARDLLLQYTDADNRGPSQTYTYDYDPLTRRSTLVTHHFPAFSEYPLLNLLLYRNSRRFEMTANSLKLRYRPPHQPSETTAAQRGVAQPGAAQRGAAQREEAFPALWDNAPQDLVILLQQNRCQPVNAFAVKAFRANPYYREFSTPVLIFDLLNKPYPESNALGMEIAREGYDPANPDVELLFALLDCNLLEAQALGISWLQAARRKILQEKENVVRLLLAKQPAVGQWTKDNVSPNLFHSTMAKGVTEEVLELLPLMVPPDAEPASANPWVAQVGELLLLLFPEAVKEASLPHVQLLLSHPLEAMQALGVKILLRHRTRAEELPAGMFETLLTSPYASVRASGVDLFGRLTNYILYERREVLVSFCLSIHPEVRQQVIPIVAKLVQYRSGFGSELLLLLLPLFWQKENHEGIHADLLALFQESLLPYFKEIPEDKIWKLIEARFRTAHLLGSQLLHQHVALEKVPLERIAGLANHELLELRQLAWRYFEAHVPQARYEREATLKLLDAPWDDSWLFTKQYLETHFRTEDWTPALLVSICDHKREEVQQWGLRLINKHFQEEDGADYMLKLSQHPNTGLQLYVTNYLRHYAAGHPERISGLHYYFVAVLSQVNSGRVAKERVFDFLQQEALASEEVARGVVPLISRISATIAIHDKARCLLLLAQLKKQYPELDSAITIKEPKTV, from the coding sequence GTGCAGATCATCAAGGATGCCTCCCTGTTTTTTAGGGAGGGCAATTCAGATAAAGTTTACGAGCTGGAGCTGCAGCAAGCAGGGACAGGGGAGTATGTGGTAAACTTCCGCTACGGCAGGCGTGGTACAGCCCTGCGCGAGGGAACCAAAACTATTTTTCCTGTTTCCCTGGCCGAGGCCGAAAGGGTATATGAAAAGCTGCTGAAAGAGAAAACTGATAAGGGGTACCAGCATACAGGCAGCGCCAGTCATGGCCTGCAACCACCTCTTAAAGCAACAGCTGCAGCAGCGCAGGAGCAGGAGGATAAAATACTGGAATACCTGCAAATTGCCTCCAGGGGCAGGTGGCAGGACGATCACTGGAAACTCTCACGCCTGGTTTGGCGCACAGGTGAACTGAAGCTGGTAGGAGCTGAACCTTACCTGGTAAACCTGCCCCGGCAAAAAGATGAGTTCTTCAACTATGCCCTGGCCTGGGCCCTGGGGCGCTGTGCCAATATTACCGCTACCGATAAGCTGATGGAGCTAAGGCGCAGCACTGATCCAAAAGTGGCCAGAATTGCTACGGTAGCCTTAAGTAAAATTGGCACACCGGCTGCACAACAGGCCCTGGACGATGAGCTGATGGGCAGGCTGCCAGCCAGCCTGCGGGAGGCCCTGCGCAACAACAATGCGGAGACCCTGCAGGAGGGGCTCCATGAACTACTTTATGAGCTACAGAGCCGTCAGCCCGATTTCCTGTTTACCATTTACCTGCTGTCACGCAAGTATCCATTTGTATCAGCAGTGCTCCTGCAGGTTTTGGCTACACTGCCCTTCAGACCCCCTTACTTTCAACAAATACGCTACCTGCTGAAGGCCGGCGAGCTGCTGGAAGATAGCAGTGTGTGGGGCCTCATCAATGCCCGCATCGATAAAAATAAAGGCTTTTTTAAGCGGAGTCGCTGGGATGGAGGTGCCCTGGTTGAGGGTGAGTACATCAGGAAAATAGAGGATGAGCTGAAGAGAGAAGATTCCAGGGCAGCCTATTCTGATAAAACCCGCAGGTATCTGCAAAAAAGAGCGCTTCGTCTCCTTACCCGGATGGGCGAAGCAAAAGACCGGAGCTTTACCCCCTTTGCAAGAGACCTGCTGCTGCAGTATACCGATGCTGATAACAGGGGCCCCAGCCAGACCTATACCTATGATTATGATCCCCTGACCCGCCGGTCTACACTGGTTACCCACCATTTCCCTGCTTTTTCGGAATATCCGCTCCTGAACCTGCTGCTGTACCGCAACAGTCGCAGGTTTGAGATGACGGCCAATAGCCTGAAGCTGCGCTACCGGCCTCCGCATCAGCCCTCTGAAACAACTGCCGCCCAGCGAGGTGTCGCTCAGCCGGGTGCCGCCCAGCGGGGTGCCGCCCAGCGCGAAGAGGCATTTCCTGCGCTTTGGGATAATGCGCCCCAGGACCTGGTGATCCTGCTTCAGCAGAACCGCTGTCAGCCGGTGAATGCGTTTGCCGTAAAAGCTTTTCGGGCTAATCCCTACTACAGGGAGTTTAGCACACCTGTGCTGATCTTCGACCTGCTCAACAAGCCTTACCCGGAAAGCAATGCCCTGGGAATGGAAATCGCCCGGGAGGGGTATGATCCGGCTAATCCGGATGTGGAGCTTCTTTTTGCTCTGCTCGACTGTAATCTGTTGGAGGCGCAGGCGCTGGGTATTAGCTGGCTGCAGGCAGCCAGAAGAAAAATACTGCAGGAAAAAGAAAATGTGGTAAGGCTGCTGCTGGCAAAACAGCCTGCGGTGGGGCAGTGGACTAAAGATAATGTAAGCCCAAACCTTTTTCACTCCACCATGGCCAAAGGAGTAACCGAAGAGGTGCTGGAGCTTCTGCCACTGATGGTACCGCCGGATGCTGAACCAGCCTCTGCAAATCCATGGGTGGCACAGGTAGGAGAGCTATTGCTGCTCCTGTTCCCGGAGGCGGTGAAAGAAGCATCTCTCCCCCATGTGCAATTGTTGCTGTCACACCCGCTTGAGGCCATGCAGGCCCTGGGGGTAAAAATATTGCTGCGCCACCGTACCCGGGCAGAGGAACTGCCGGCGGGTATGTTCGAAACCCTGCTCACCAGCCCCTACGCATCGGTGCGCGCCTCAGGAGTAGATTTATTTGGCCGGCTTACCAATTATATTCTCTACGAGCGCCGGGAGGTGCTGGTTAGTTTCTGCCTGTCCATCCACCCGGAGGTGCGCCAGCAGGTAATTCCGATTGTGGCCAAGCTGGTGCAGTACCGCAGCGGATTTGGCAGTGAGCTGCTGCTTTTGCTGTTGCCGCTGTTCTGGCAGAAAGAAAACCATGAAGGCATTCATGCCGATCTGCTGGCCCTGTTCCAGGAGTCGTTGCTGCCTTATTTTAAGGAGATTCCGGAAGATAAGATCTGGAAGCTGATTGAAGCCCGGTTCCGTACAGCGCACTTACTGGGCAGCCAGCTGCTGCACCAGCATGTTGCCCTGGAAAAGGTGCCCCTGGAGCGGATTGCCGGTCTGGCCAATCACGAACTGCTGGAGCTGCGGCAGCTGGCCTGGCGCTACTTCGAAGCCCATGTACCGCAGGCGCGCTACGAGCGTGAGGCCACCCTTAAGCTGCTGGATGCCCCCTGGGATGATAGCTGGCTGTTTACAAAGCAGTACCTGGAAACCCATTTTAGAACCGAAGACTGGACCCCGGCGCTGCTGGTGAGCATCTGCGATCATAAGCGCGAAGAGGTGCAGCAATGGGGACTGCGCCTCATTAACAAACATTTTCAGGAGGAGGATGGCGCAGATTATATGTTAAAGCTAAGCCAGCACCCAAATACCGGGCTGCAGCTATATGTAACCAACTACCTGCGGCACTATGCCGCCGGCCATCCCGAACGCATCAGTGGCTTGCACTACTATTTTGTGGCTGTATTATCGCAGGTAAACAGCGGGAGGGTAGCCAAAGAACGAGTTTTTGACTTTCTGCAGCAGGAGGCCCTGGCCAGCGAAGAGGTAGCCCGTGGGGTGGTGCCACTCATTTCCCGCATCTCCGCTACCATTGCCATCCACGATAAAGCCCGCTGCCTGCTGCTGCTGGCGCAGCTGAAAAAGCAATATCCGGAGCTGGATTCTGCTATCACCATCAAAGAACCTAAAACTGTATGA